A single genomic interval of Methylobacterium bullatum harbors:
- the sufS_1 gene encoding Cysteine desulfurase yields MTTPNAPSVGLPTGVFGDTAHADLVGRLAREIYGQGQAASAPLTPNLPSTPQAPQALENIPQGFGHPIAPQSFAPKADLGTPSIPSGSAPSGLQPDASALAARSFGAPPVGLPGLTGPGFAQASAFPSVHPEAQAPRGGLPEFFVPSVADVAAFLPGGHDLHATIAKDHPRANAFAHGFAPSLVPEAPGHKGKDASQETASRAGRTVEIADEPFSSGEYYFLADRSRTGNAAPAPSTHHEPRPGHAPHVSSQGSSPVAAPFDVERVRKDFPALHQSINGHPLVWLDNAATTHKPQSVIDATSEFYARHNSNIHRAAHSLAARSTDLFEGGREKVRRFINAASTDEIIFLRGTTEAINLVANSYGRTNIGPGDEIIISTIEHHANIVPWQLLTQATGATLRVIPVDDRGEIIFEQFATLLSGRTKIVSITHVANALGTINPVREIIALSHAYGVPVLVDAAQSSPHIPLDVQALDADFLVFSGHKVFGPTGIGALYGKRALLEAMPPWQGGGHMIEDVTFSKTVYKGVPEKFEAGTPDIAGAVGLGAALDYLESVGLPGIAAYEHDLLEYAQAGLAEVKGLRLIGTARQKASVMSFVVDGHDNEAVAKHLDARGIAVRSGHHCALPALRRFGVDQSVRASLAFYNTRADVDAFLKGLHSLPRR; encoded by the coding sequence ATGACTACGCCTAACGCGCCGTCGGTCGGCCTCCCCACCGGGGTGTTCGGCGACACGGCGCATGCGGATCTCGTCGGGCGCCTCGCCCGCGAGATCTACGGTCAGGGTCAGGCGGCGTCCGCGCCCCTGACCCCGAACCTGCCGTCGACGCCGCAAGCACCGCAAGCTCTGGAGAACATTCCCCAGGGCTTCGGCCACCCGATCGCCCCCCAGTCCTTCGCCCCCAAAGCGGATCTCGGCACGCCGTCGATCCCCTCGGGCTCCGCGCCGTCGGGCCTTCAGCCCGACGCCTCGGCGCTGGCCGCCCGCTCGTTCGGAGCGCCCCCGGTCGGCCTTCCCGGCCTCACCGGTCCGGGCTTCGCTCAAGCCTCGGCGTTTCCCTCGGTCCATCCCGAGGCGCAGGCTCCCCGTGGGGGCCTGCCCGAGTTCTTCGTGCCGAGCGTCGCCGATGTCGCCGCCTTCCTCCCCGGCGGCCACGATCTCCACGCCACGATCGCCAAGGACCACCCGCGCGCCAATGCCTTCGCGCATGGGTTCGCGCCGTCCCTGGTGCCGGAAGCGCCCGGCCATAAGGGTAAGGACGCGTCGCAAGAGACGGCCTCCCGCGCCGGCCGGACAGTGGAGATCGCCGACGAGCCGTTCTCGTCGGGCGAGTACTACTTCCTGGCCGACCGCAGCCGGACGGGCAACGCCGCGCCCGCCCCGTCGACTCACCACGAGCCTCGCCCCGGCCACGCGCCCCACGTCTCGTCGCAGGGCTCCAGCCCGGTGGCGGCACCCTTCGACGTGGAGCGGGTGCGCAAGGACTTCCCTGCCCTGCACCAGAGCATCAACGGGCATCCGCTGGTCTGGCTCGACAATGCGGCCACCACCCACAAGCCGCAGAGCGTCATCGACGCGACGTCCGAGTTCTACGCTCGCCACAACTCGAACATTCACCGGGCCGCGCACAGCCTGGCGGCGCGCTCCACGGACCTGTTCGAGGGCGGGCGCGAGAAGGTGCGTCGCTTCATCAACGCCGCCTCGACGGACGAGATCATCTTCCTCCGGGGCACCACGGAAGCGATCAACCTCGTCGCTAATTCCTACGGTCGCACCAATATCGGCCCGGGCGACGAGATCATCATCTCGACCATCGAGCATCACGCTAACATCGTCCCCTGGCAGCTCCTGACCCAGGCGACCGGGGCGACCCTGCGCGTGATTCCCGTGGACGATCGCGGCGAGATCATCTTCGAGCAGTTCGCGACCCTCCTGTCGGGCCGCACCAAGATCGTCTCGATCACCCATGTCGCCAACGCTCTGGGCACCATCAACCCGGTCCGTGAGATCATCGCCCTGTCGCATGCCTACGGGGTGCCGGTGCTGGTGGATGCGGCGCAATCATCGCCGCACATCCCCCTGGACGTGCAGGCGCTGGACGCCGACTTCCTCGTCTTCTCCGGGCACAAGGTGTTCGGGCCGACGGGCATCGGCGCCCTCTACGGCAAGCGCGCGCTGCTGGAGGCGATGCCCCCGTGGCAGGGCGGCGGCCACATGATCGAGGACGTCACCTTCTCGAAGACGGTCTACAAGGGCGTTCCCGAGAAGTTCGAGGCGGGCACGCCGGACATCGCGGGAGCGGTGGGGCTCGGCGCGGCTCTGGACTACCTCGAGAGCGTCGGGCTGCCCGGCATCGCGGCCTACGAGCACGACCTGCTCGAATATGCGCAAGCCGGCCTTGCCGAGGTGAAGGGCCTGCGCCTGATCGGAACCGCGCGACAGAAAGCCAGCGTCATGTCCTTCGTCGTCGACGGGCATGACAACGAAGCGGTGGCCAAGCACCTCGACGCTCGCGGCATCGCCGTGCGCTCGGGCCACCATTGCGCCCTGCCGGCCCTGCGCCGCTTTGGCGTCGACCAGTCGGTGCGCGCCTCGCTGGCCTTCTACAACACCCGCGCGGACGTCGACGCCTTCCTGAAGGGGCTCCACAGCCTGCCGCGCCGGTAG
- the mmpI gene encoding Major membrane protein I — MSGPGLSVSASAARNLATATVTSVQNAANTPRWFHRLLPFVDVAGGVYRVNRRAVVLAKPGRIELANDGGTRTVRPASLRSVPLFSRLGDNELSALASKFTVSQHKAGEIIAEEGSTGRSLTVVAEGTVELTLSGPFKNRLRQGLATGGDYFGDDDLVSENAPAPAVKALSAVTLLTLDRSAIEDEGIRSRISQFVEERDRLKGHTNSEGEQGIELLAVHTGEPRLPTTYVDYEVDPREYHLSTIQTILHTHTRVTDLYSNEIDQLREQIRLTVDAVKEREEWELFNNSEFGLLHEVSQRQRIPTRGGPPTPDDLDELLTLVWKKPAFFVAHPRAIAAFGREATRRGVPPVVIHLFGSPFITWRGVPIVPSDKLPIDIDPVTGAQTTSILLLRVGEGEQGVVGLQKSGVTGEIETGLSVRYMGTNDHSIASHLVTRYFSAAVLVEDAIARLDNVLLGNYHDYA, encoded by the coding sequence ATGAGTGGACCCGGTCTGAGCGTGAGCGCCTCGGCGGCACGCAATCTTGCAACGGCGACCGTCACGTCGGTCCAGAACGCGGCCAACACCCCCCGCTGGTTCCACCGCCTGCTGCCCTTCGTCGACGTCGCCGGCGGCGTCTACCGGGTCAACCGCCGCGCCGTAGTGCTGGCCAAGCCCGGCCGCATCGAGCTCGCCAATGACGGCGGCACCCGCACCGTGCGCCCGGCCTCCCTGCGCAGCGTCCCGCTGTTCAGCCGTCTCGGCGACAACGAACTGTCGGCGCTGGCCTCCAAGTTCACCGTCTCCCAGCACAAGGCGGGCGAGATCATCGCCGAGGAGGGCTCCACCGGCCGCAGCCTCACCGTCGTGGCCGAGGGCACCGTCGAACTGACCCTGTCGGGCCCGTTCAAGAACCGCCTGCGCCAGGGTCTCGCCACCGGCGGCGACTATTTCGGCGACGACGATCTGGTGAGCGAGAACGCCCCCGCCCCCGCCGTGAAGGCGCTCTCGGCGGTGACGCTGCTCACCCTGGACCGCTCCGCCATCGAGGACGAGGGCATCCGCTCGCGCATCTCCCAGTTCGTGGAAGAGCGTGACCGCCTCAAGGGCCACACCAACAGCGAGGGCGAGCAGGGCATCGAGCTTCTGGCGGTCCATACCGGCGAGCCGCGCCTGCCCACGACCTATGTCGATTACGAGGTCGACCCGCGCGAGTACCACCTCTCCACGATCCAGACGATCCTGCACACCCACACCCGCGTCACCGATCTCTACTCCAACGAGATCGACCAGCTGCGCGAGCAGATCCGCCTCACGGTCGATGCCGTGAAGGAGCGGGAAGAGTGGGAGCTGTTCAACAATTCCGAGTTCGGCCTGCTCCACGAAGTCAGCCAGCGCCAGCGCATCCCGACGCGCGGCGGACCGCCCACCCCCGACGACCTCGACGAGCTCCTGACCCTGGTCTGGAAGAAGCCCGCCTTCTTCGTGGCCCATCCCCGCGCCATCGCGGCCTTCGGCCGTGAAGCCACGCGTCGCGGCGTGCCGCCGGTGGTGATCCACCTGTTCGGCTCCCCCTTCATCACCTGGCGCGGCGTGCCGATCGTGCCCAGCGACAAGCTGCCCATCGACATCGATCCGGTGACCGGCGCCCAGACCACCTCGATCCTGCTGCTCCGCGTCGGCGAAGGCGAACAGGGCGTGGTCGGCCTGCAGAAGTCCGGCGTCACCGGCGAGATCGAGACCGGCCTGTCGGTGCGCTACATGGGCACCAACGACCATTCCATCGCCTCGCACCTCGTGACCCGCTACTTCTCGGCCGCGGTGCTGGTGGAAGACGCCATCGCACGCCTCGATAACGTGCTGCTGGGCAACTACCATGACTACGCCTAA
- the cysE_1 gene encoding Serine acetyltransferase encodes MTAGSLATRSVPTNILRPPLRTVSQTTVEADLWRAMRAEAEAALIEEPLYAGIIQATVLDQPSLVHALAYRLAHRLGDGDLSRLSTRDLCLAAFQADPHAGGHAVRDIVAIRERDPTCRRYLDPFLFYKGLASLEGYRVAHWLWHQGRATLALHIQSRISEVFGADIHPAARIGSGVFIDHATGVVIGETTVIADDVSILQSVTLGGNGKESGDRHPKIERGVLLSVGAKVLGNIRVGEGAKVAAAAVVLHDVPAHTTVAGVPARVVSRISPTEDPALSMDQFFGDGI; translated from the coding sequence ATGACAGCGGGCAGCCTGGCGACGCGCAGCGTTCCCACCAATATCCTCCGTCCGCCCCTGCGCACAGTGAGCCAGACCACCGTCGAAGCCGACCTCTGGCGTGCCATGCGCGCCGAGGCCGAAGCCGCGTTGATCGAAGAGCCGCTCTATGCCGGCATCATCCAGGCGACGGTCCTGGATCAGCCGAGCCTAGTTCATGCCCTTGCCTACCGGCTCGCCCATCGCCTCGGCGACGGCGATCTCTCTCGCCTGTCCACCCGCGACCTCTGCCTAGCCGCCTTCCAGGCGGACCCGCATGCGGGCGGTCACGCGGTCCGCGACATCGTCGCCATCCGCGAGCGCGACCCCACCTGCCGCCGCTATCTCGATCCCTTCCTGTTCTACAAGGGGCTGGCCTCTCTGGAGGGCTACCGGGTGGCCCATTGGCTCTGGCACCAGGGCCGCGCCACCCTGGCGCTCCACATCCAGAGCCGGATCTCTGAGGTGTTCGGGGCCGATATCCATCCCGCCGCGCGAATCGGCTCGGGCGTCTTCATCGATCACGCCACCGGCGTCGTCATCGGCGAGACAACGGTGATCGCAGACGATGTCTCGATCCTGCAATCGGTGACGCTGGGGGGCAACGGCAAGGAGAGCGGCGACCGCCATCCGAAGATCGAACGCGGGGTCCTGCTCAGCGTCGGCGCGAAGGTGCTGGGCAACATTCGGGTCGGCGAGGGCGCGAAGGTCGCCGCCGCCGCCGTGGTGCTGCACGACGTGCCCGCCCACACCACCGTCGCGGGCGTGCCGGCCCGCGTCGTGTCGCGGATCAGCCCCACCGAGGACCCCGCCCTCAGCATGGACCAGTTTTTCGGTGATGGGATTTAG
- the msrP_3 gene encoding Protein-methionine-sulfoxide reductase catalytic subunit MsrP: MSRDETEAKRLRGLRREIQPELVTLERRLFLRSGLSLGALSLLSGCDLSTGTNGTLIDRTLWAMSRANDRVQAWLFDPNTLAPTYPASMIDTPFRFNAYYPPDNIPEIDEATWKLDVSGLVADKTPWTLPRLRALPQESQITRHICIEGWSQIGQWSGVPLKAFLERVGADLTAKYVGFKCADRYYGSLDMPSALHPQTVLALDFGGSALPLEYGYPLRVRMPTKLGFKSPKHIVSVFVTNDYPGGYWEDQGYNWFSGI, from the coding sequence ATGAGCCGGGACGAGACCGAGGCGAAACGCCTGCGCGGGCTTCGCCGGGAGATTCAGCCGGAGCTGGTGACGCTGGAGCGCCGCTTGTTCCTGCGCTCGGGCCTGTCCCTCGGCGCCCTGTCGCTGCTCTCGGGCTGCGACCTCTCCACCGGCACCAACGGCACGCTGATCGACCGGACGCTGTGGGCGATGTCGCGTGCCAACGACCGGGTCCAGGCCTGGCTATTCGACCCAAACACGCTGGCACCGACCTATCCCGCGAGCATGATCGACACGCCGTTCCGCTTCAACGCCTACTACCCGCCGGACAACATCCCCGAGATCGACGAGGCGACCTGGAAGCTCGACGTGTCGGGCCTCGTCGCCGACAAGACGCCCTGGACCCTACCGCGACTGCGCGCCCTGCCGCAGGAAAGTCAGATCACCCGTCACATCTGCATCGAGGGCTGGAGCCAGATCGGCCAGTGGAGCGGCGTGCCGCTGAAGGCCTTCCTAGAGCGGGTCGGGGCCGACCTCACCGCCAAATACGTCGGCTTCAAATGCGCCGACCGCTATTACGGCAGCCTCGACATGCCGAGCGCCCTCCATCCGCAGACGGTGCTGGCCCTGGATTTCGGAGGCAGCGCCCTGCCACTCGAATACGGCTACCCCCTCCGGGTACGCATGCCAACGAAGCTCGGCTTCAAGAGCCCCAAGCACATCGTCTCGGTCTTCGTGACCAACGATTATCCCGGCGGCTACTGGGAGGACCAGGGCTACAACTGGTTCAGCGGAATTTGA
- the cynT gene encoding Carbonic anhydrase 1, translating to MFPQKLTSGYRSFLDGRLSHEAKRYAALAQGQSPEVLLIGCCDSRVSPEVIFDTGPGELFIIRNVANLVPPFEEGGEYHGTSAAIEFAVQALEVKHIVVLGHATCGGIKAYANPPGPLSTSDFIGKWVSLVKGAEEKLKVQKGPDHLTRLEYATVAQSLENLMTFPFVRERVADGRLALHGAHFGIAHGELLLRNPETGDFEPAVDGGGKTMTPASLMHSSEV from the coding sequence ATGTTCCCACAAAAGCTGACCTCAGGATACCGGTCGTTCCTCGATGGACGCTTGTCCCACGAGGCCAAACGCTACGCCGCCCTGGCACAAGGGCAGAGCCCGGAAGTCCTGCTGATCGGCTGCTGTGACAGCCGCGTTTCGCCGGAAGTGATCTTCGATACCGGACCGGGCGAACTCTTCATCATCCGCAACGTGGCCAATCTCGTGCCCCCCTTCGAGGAGGGCGGCGAGTATCACGGCACCTCGGCGGCCATCGAGTTCGCCGTCCAGGCCCTGGAAGTGAAGCACATCGTCGTTCTCGGTCATGCCACCTGCGGCGGCATCAAGGCCTACGCCAACCCGCCGGGCCCGCTCTCGACGAGCGACTTCATCGGCAAGTGGGTCTCCCTGGTGAAGGGCGCCGAGGAGAAACTCAAGGTGCAGAAGGGGCCGGACCACCTGACGCGCCTCGAATACGCCACCGTGGCGCAGAGCCTCGAGAACCTGATGACGTTCCCCTTCGTGCGCGAGCGCGTCGCCGACGGCCGCCTGGCGCTCCACGGCGCCCATTTCGGCATCGCCCATGGCGAGCTTCTCCTGCGCAATCCCGAGACCGGGGATTTTGAGCCCGCCGTCGATGGCGGCGGAAAGACGATGACCCCGGCCTCCCTGATGCACAGCAGCGAAGTCTGA
- the rppH_1 gene encoding RNA pyrophosphohydrolase: MILPSSTQPPERKPIQGTGAPPLRHVARALVFDPQDRLLLIAYEAQRPIDPSRPDERTFWFMPGGGLEPGESHAQACLRELGEEIGVFDAEIGPQVAACDGPFFLFPKPRDARERYFVVRLPSDEVDTSRLAETEDSTVLGTRWWTLDELDASGERIEPAGLARLARRIASGERPEPPVTLAWHQV; this comes from the coding sequence ATGATTCTTCCCTCGTCGACCCAGCCCCCCGAACGCAAGCCCATCCAAGGGACCGGTGCGCCTCCCCTGCGCCACGTCGCCCGTGCCCTCGTCTTCGACCCGCAGGACCGGCTGCTCCTGATCGCCTACGAGGCGCAACGCCCCATCGATCCGTCGAGGCCGGACGAGCGGACCTTCTGGTTCATGCCCGGTGGCGGGTTGGAGCCCGGCGAAAGCCACGCGCAAGCCTGCCTTCGGGAACTCGGAGAGGAAATCGGGGTTTTCGATGCCGAGATCGGGCCGCAGGTCGCTGCCTGCGACGGTCCGTTCTTTCTGTTTCCGAAGCCGCGTGATGCCCGCGAACGCTATTTCGTCGTGCGTCTGCCCAGCGACGAGGTCGATACCAGCCGCCTCGCCGAGACCGAGGACAGCACGGTCCTCGGCACGCGCTGGTGGACGCTCGACGAGTTGGACGCCAGCGGTGAGCGGATCGAGCCCGCGGGCCTCGCCCGCCTGGCCAGGCGCATCGCGTCGGGCGAGCGGCCCGAGCCACCCGTCACCCTGGCCTGGCATCAGGTGTGA
- a CDS encoding putative signaling protein, whose translation MLGADTMNPPPSAPAGTDDRPAPTDDAERLAALHPSRMIGTAPDAGLERIVAVTAASLGTPMAWVSLVDDEVSWLVARIGVDLHRLPRHGLPYERVLTQSGIVVANADEDGLLFRDLPSVRFHAGAPLITAEGHCIGSLCVLDTTPRGGFDDAERSKLAAFADLVMDRLEIRRAQLANAAAIGFAQAAEYALLVVDGTGTITFCNPSAEALFGYGAGGMVGWPVEIIIPEPLRAAHRAGLRRIVSGGASQLAGRTIELTALHRDGRTFPIEFSMSIWQGPGGIGMGAVIRDISEWRARDAKLVQLAHHDKLTGLTNRALFDERLDAILATDQHATVMLLDLDGFKEVNDSLGHAVGDVLLQAVAVRLSSWVTSQITVARFGGDEFALLLPGRGNPLDAGALAAQILEAFQTPFPVAGHVFHVGLSIGAAIGGPGTVRDELIADADLALYQAKRDGRRCFRLFEQSMRNAVVARRTLHDELTRAVERAELVLHYQPQVELDSGQVIGAEALVRWQHPTRGLLLPAAFIDALEAHPLAASVGRWIVDDACRQSALWRTLGLPPLRVAVNLFGAHLRTGRLAREVIGALERHALPPSLLEIEVTERIALQTDDSLLDPLRELHRHGVSIAFDDFGTGYASLSSLKRFPLTRLKIDRGFVRDILTDRHDAEIVRAVLGMAQSFGLDVIAEGIETIEQDTMLRIMGCREGQGYLYGRAMTAEALAALVMGGRLEGRRGPKAA comes from the coding sequence ATGCTCGGTGCCGACACCATGAATCCTCCACCATCGGCACCCGCCGGAACCGACGACCGACCGGCCCCGACGGACGATGCCGAGCGCCTGGCCGCTTTGCATCCCTCCCGCATGATCGGCACCGCCCCCGATGCCGGCCTCGAACGCATCGTCGCGGTGACGGCGGCGAGCCTCGGAACGCCGATGGCCTGGGTTTCCCTCGTGGACGACGAGGTCTCCTGGCTGGTGGCCCGGATCGGCGTCGATCTCCACCGGCTGCCGCGACACGGCCTGCCCTACGAGCGCGTCCTCACACAATCCGGGATCGTGGTGGCGAACGCGGACGAGGACGGCCTCCTCTTCCGCGATCTGCCGAGCGTCAGGTTCCATGCCGGCGCGCCTCTGATCACGGCCGAGGGGCATTGCATCGGCTCGCTCTGCGTTCTCGACACGACGCCGCGCGGCGGTTTCGACGATGCCGAGCGGTCGAAGCTCGCCGCTTTCGCCGACCTCGTCATGGACCGGCTGGAGATTCGCCGGGCGCAACTGGCCAACGCGGCGGCGATCGGCTTCGCTCAGGCCGCCGAATATGCTCTGCTCGTCGTGGATGGGACGGGCACGATCACCTTCTGCAATCCCTCGGCCGAGGCCTTGTTCGGCTATGGCGCGGGCGGGATGGTCGGCTGGCCCGTGGAGATCATCATTCCCGAGCCGCTCCGCGCCGCCCACAGAGCGGGGCTTCGCCGGATCGTCTCCGGAGGGGCATCACAATTGGCCGGCCGCACCATCGAGTTGACGGCCCTGCACCGCGACGGTCGCACGTTCCCGATCGAGTTCTCGATGTCGATCTGGCAGGGACCCGGCGGGATCGGGATGGGCGCCGTCATCCGCGACATCAGCGAGTGGCGCGCCCGCGACGCCAAGCTGGTCCAACTGGCTCACCACGACAAGCTGACCGGCCTCACCAACCGCGCCCTCTTCGACGAGCGCCTGGACGCCATCCTCGCGACGGACCAGCACGCCACGGTGATGCTGCTCGATCTCGACGGCTTCAAGGAGGTCAACGACAGCCTGGGTCACGCCGTCGGGGACGTGCTGCTCCAGGCCGTGGCGGTTCGGCTCTCGTCCTGGGTCACCTCCCAGATCACGGTGGCCCGGTTCGGTGGGGACGAGTTCGCGCTGCTCCTGCCGGGCCGGGGCAACCCGCTCGATGCGGGCGCCCTGGCCGCGCAGATCCTAGAGGCGTTCCAGACCCCGTTCCCGGTGGCAGGGCACGTCTTCCATGTGGGTCTCAGCATCGGCGCGGCGATAGGCGGGCCGGGAACCGTCCGGGACGAGCTGATCGCCGATGCGGATCTGGCCCTCTACCAGGCCAAGCGTGACGGGCGGCGCTGCTTTCGCCTGTTCGAACAATCCATGCGCAATGCGGTCGTCGCCCGGCGGACACTCCACGACGAGCTGACCCGAGCGGTGGAGCGTGCCGAACTGGTGCTGCACTACCAGCCGCAGGTCGAGCTGGATTCGGGACAGGTGATCGGTGCCGAAGCCCTGGTGAGGTGGCAGCATCCCACCCGCGGCCTGCTGTTGCCGGCCGCCTTCATCGACGCCCTCGAAGCGCATCCCCTCGCCGCCTCCGTCGGCCGATGGATCGTCGACGATGCCTGCCGGCAATCCGCGCTCTGGCGCACCCTCGGCCTGCCTCCCTTGCGGGTCGCCGTGAACCTGTTCGGGGCTCATCTCAGGACGGGGCGGCTGGCTCGCGAGGTGATCGGCGCCCTGGAACGCCACGCCTTGCCGCCGAGCCTGCTCGAAATCGAGGTCACGGAGCGGATCGCCCTTCAGACCGACGATTCCCTGCTGGACCCGTTGCGCGAGCTCCATCGGCACGGCGTCTCCATCGCCTTCGACGATTTCGGCACCGGCTACGCCTCGCTGAGTTCGCTCAAGCGTTTCCCGCTGACGCGCCTGAAGATCGACCGCGGCTTCGTGCGGGACATCCTCACGGATCGGCACGACGCGGAGATCGTCCGGGCCGTGCTCGGCATGGCTCAGAGCTTCGGCCTGGATGTCATCGCGGAGGGAATCGAGACGATCGAGCAGGACACGATGCTGCGCATCATGGGCTGCCGCGAGGGCCAGGGCTATCTCTACGGCCGGGCCATGACCGCCGAGGCGCTGGCTGCCCTGGTCATGGGCGGCCGGCTCGAAGGCCGGCGGGGTCCGAAAGCGGCCTGA
- the mcl2_2 gene encoding (3S)-malyl-CoA thioesterase → MTEIRPRRSVLAMPGSNPRVLEKARGLPTDVVMIDLEDGVAPEMKAEGRDAVAATVASRPYGRREVVVRINGLDTPWGEADLARIAPAGPDAIVIPKVSGPDALVAVGSRLRRLGAPDHTRVWAMIETPLAILHIAEIASAARDVDTRLSCLLVGPNDLAKSSRVRLGMPGRPALMPWLMNVVMAARAYEVDVIDGIYNAFRDESGFRGECEQGRDSGFDGKMLIHPGQIATANELFGPSEAEIEEARAIIAVFAEPENRTRGAIAFRGRMIERLHAVEASRIVALADAIAARAA, encoded by the coding sequence ATGACCGAGATCCGTCCGCGTCGCAGCGTCCTTGCCATGCCCGGCTCCAATCCACGGGTCCTGGAGAAGGCGCGCGGCCTTCCCACCGACGTCGTGATGATCGATCTGGAGGATGGCGTCGCCCCCGAAATGAAGGCGGAGGGACGGGACGCCGTCGCCGCCACGGTGGCTTCCCGGCCCTACGGGCGGCGCGAGGTCGTGGTCCGCATCAATGGCCTCGACACGCCATGGGGGGAGGCCGATCTCGCGCGCATCGCCCCTGCCGGGCCGGACGCGATCGTGATCCCGAAGGTCTCCGGACCCGATGCCCTCGTGGCGGTCGGCTCGCGCCTGCGCCGCCTCGGCGCGCCGGACCATACCCGCGTCTGGGCGATGATCGAGACGCCGCTGGCGATCCTCCACATCGCCGAGATCGCCAGCGCCGCCCGCGACGTGGATACGCGCCTGTCGTGCCTGCTCGTCGGGCCGAACGACCTCGCCAAGTCCAGCCGGGTCCGGCTCGGAATGCCGGGCCGTCCGGCCCTGATGCCGTGGCTGATGAACGTGGTCATGGCAGCCCGAGCCTACGAGGTCGACGTGATCGACGGCATCTACAATGCTTTTCGCGATGAGAGCGGGTTCAGGGGCGAGTGCGAGCAGGGCCGCGACAGCGGCTTCGACGGCAAGATGCTGATTCATCCCGGCCAGATCGCCACCGCCAACGAATTGTTCGGTCCCTCGGAGGCCGAGATCGAGGAGGCGCGGGCGATCATCGCCGTCTTCGCGGAGCCGGAGAACCGGACGCGCGGGGCCATCGCCTTTCGCGGCCGGATGATCGAGCGGCTCCATGCCGTGGAGGCGTCCCGGATCGTCGCCCTCGCCGACGCCATCGCGGCACGGGCGGCGTGA
- the dut gene encoding Deoxyuridine 5'-triphosphate nucleotidohydrolase has protein sequence MSGAPPAVPPAVDLRIRDPRLREWGFPRWGSAAAAGLDLHACLDEPVTLAPQAPAILIPAGFSVLIRDPDWCGLVFPRSGLGHRDGLVLGNGTGVIDADYEGPLMISAWNRNADPAATIVVRPGDRIAQLVFTRVTRPAFTIVDALDLDGPGPQSGRGQGGFGSTGRR, from the coding sequence GTGAGCGGCGCGCCTCCGGCTGTCCCCCCGGCGGTCGATCTGCGAATCCGCGACCCGCGATTGCGGGAATGGGGCTTCCCGCGCTGGGGCTCGGCGGCGGCGGCGGGGCTCGACCTCCATGCCTGCCTCGACGAGCCCGTGACCCTGGCGCCGCAGGCCCCCGCAATCCTGATCCCGGCGGGGTTCAGTGTGCTGATCCGGGATCCGGACTGGTGCGGCCTCGTCTTCCCGCGTTCCGGCCTCGGTCACCGCGACGGCCTCGTCCTGGGCAACGGGACCGGAGTCATCGATGCGGATTACGAGGGGCCCCTCATGATCTCCGCCTGGAACCGCAACGCCGATCCGGCCGCGACGATCGTCGTTCGTCCCGGCGACAGGATCGCGCAACTGGTCTTCACCCGCGTAACGCGGCCGGCCTTCACCATCGTCGACGCCCTCGATCTCGACGGACCCGGCCCGCAATCCGGGCGCGGGCAGGGCGGCTTCGGATCGACGGGCCGACGCTAG